The genomic DNA AAGTTTGTCGTATGTAGGTCGAATGCCATACATGCAACCCAGGTTGGCACCAATACCCTCTACCACTATGTTCTCAAGATTTAAAACCTCCTGATAGAAATTAATTATATTTTCACGGATAACCCCTTCACGTAGTTCCCCGAGTTCAATCATTACTATAATCCTGTGTTTCTTGCCTTGCTTTTTAGCTTCCTCATTTAATGCTCGAATAGTGGTTAAGGAAGTGTTTAGCGAGATATCGGCATATTTCACAACCGATTTAATAGTGTCGATGGGTGGTGGCTTAATGTATATGGTTGGTATATTCGGGTTGATACTTTTGATTGTTTTAAGGCCTGATATCCTGGAATCGCCAATGCTGTGAATGCGTTTTATTTCAGGATGGAATAATATTTTCCTGAGTAATTCTTTATTCCCAGATAGAACTTTAACTATTAAACTCCAATGTACATTGTGCTTTTCAAGGAAATTGTTGATTTTGCTTATGTTGCCAATTAGTTTATCAGTCTTAATAAGTAGTTCAGCCATTAGTTACTTCTTTTTTGTATATCTCATTTCAGCATATTTTGTAGTGAATCCCACTCGTTCGTATAGTCTCTTTGCTGGATTATCGTATTCAACATGAAGTTTAATATCTCCTTCGGCTCTATTAATGGTTTCCTCTAATAATTGTTTCCCAATGCCATGCCCCCTGTAGTTTTGATCAACAGCAATGTAAACAAGTATATTTTCGGGAATGTATCCTCCCATGCCTGTTTTATTTGTAACGACAACTCCAACTAACTTATCCTCTAGATATGCAGTTAGAATAAATCCGCCCTTACCGTTATTCTTTGAAAAAGTGTAGTCTAAACACTTGCTTATGGAGTCTTTATCATCTCTGAATCTATCCAAATGTGTGTATAGAAAATCAATTAAGTCTTTTTGTGACAGATCTTTTAGGTCTTTTTCTGAATTAATTTGTTTAATTTGAAGCATAAGAACATATTTTTAGTAAAACAAAACAAATGTGATTTGTGTACTACAAAGATAGCAAATTTTCATTTATTGGCCAAAATTCAAAGGTTTCCTAATGGAAAAGAGATTTTTTATGAGAAAATTTCAAAAAAATGTGCTAATTCATTTTGTGGGAGCTACAGGGATCGAACCTGTGACCCTCCCGCCGGAGGCGGGATGCTCTGAACCCTAGGGTTCAGAGCTTACTGAACCCACACAGTTCCTCAACCCTTTTACGGCTCTTCCAGGCCTTAATCTGGCGTTCGCGCTTACGCGCTTGCTGAATGGAGTCGAACTGCTCGAGGTAAACCAGCCTCCAATCGTTCGCCATGGAGGTGAACCCCCTGTGGGGTGCG from Tenuifilum sp. 4138str includes the following:
- a CDS encoding GIY-YIG nuclease family protein encodes the protein MHYTYIIYSSSADRFYIGSTSDEISQRIRRHNAPHRGFTSMANDWRLVYLEQFDSIQQARKRERQIKAWKSRKRVEELCGFSKL
- a CDS encoding GNAT family N-acetyltransferase, with the protein product MLQIKQINSEKDLKDLSQKDLIDFLYTHLDRFRDDKDSISKCLDYTFSKNNGKGGFILTAYLEDKLVGVVVTNKTGMGGYIPENILVYIAVDQNYRGHGIGKQLLEETINRAEGDIKLHVEYDNPAKRLYERVGFTTKYAEMRYTKKK